TTAGATCTTTACGGGGTGTTTAGAAGGAGGTCtagaaacaaaattttACAGATCGTTATTTAATTGATCTTTATTAACTTTACtttaaaaaatatttcGAATAACTAATATATGTTGTAGACTGAtataaatcaaacaattttACATTATAGCACAGCTAGATGACGATGAACCCTCGTTTGAGACACCAATGTTGGTCACTGCTGACGGAGTTGAAGTTAGTGCAATTCTTGCAGCTTCTGTGAAGACCTCCTTGACACCTCTATTTTTCATAGCTGAACATTCCAAGTACCTCAAAGCACCAATTTCTTtagcaacagcaacacctTCTTCGTAGCTAACCAATCTTTTAAGCTTTCCATCATTATTATAAGCAGAAGTACCTAAATTTAGATCTTCATCGGTGTGATCGTTAGATTGTCTCAAATCAGCCTTTAATGCaaccaaaatcaatttaACTCCTTCACAGTGTTCCAAAATCTCGCCAACCCATTTATTCTTAACGTTATCTAGAGAGTCATGAGAATCAATCGAAAAGCAAAGTATGATACAATGGGTATCAGAGTATGATAATGATCTCAACTTATCAAACTCTTCTTGACCAGCAGTATCCCATAATGACAATTGAACCTGTTGTCCATCAATAAAAATGTCATGGATGTAGTTTTCAAACACTGTTGGCTCGTAaacttttggaaaataccCACGGGTGAAAACATTAAGTAAAGAGGTTTTACCACATGCACCATCACCTAAGATGacaatttttctttgaactGTACCCATAGTTGTTAGTAATCTTTTCACATATAGCTTCACTATGTTCCCGTAAATACATACCTGCTTTAGGTGGGCTTCCGCAGAGAGGcattgttgatatttgaAGTGGAAAAACAATAATAGGAGGGAAAAACAGCAGCAATAAATTAGAAGGCTTTATTTACATTTATCATCTTCTCgtttcatttttatttcattttatttcattcatacttttttttcacagCCTTATTACGATTTCCACGAAATGATCAGTGATTTCATTTACGTTGATAtctttcctcttttctttaCCAGTTTGGTTAGATCGGTCTGTGTGCAAAATGGctaaaggagaaagaaggaCAGCTCGTGGAGGGAAATCGGGGAAAAACTTGGTGGGGCTTCAGAACAACCCACTTTTTAGAGCATTGAATGGTAAAAGTACAAAAGGTTCAAATGTGAGCACAAACAAGGAAATTCCTGCAAAGCTGACAGACAATCCGTTGCTGAAGAGGTTAGACATGTACAACAAAAACTTGGGGAAAGACAATcgaaataaaaatcaagTTAGTAAGAGACTGGCAAATAATAGATTGGCTATGGCTCTTAATATTGTTCCTACTCTTGGTGCAAATAATTCCATTGGTCTAAAACCCccaaaattttcaaaaagcAATAAAAAGGCTACTATTTCCAAGTCAAATAGAAAGAGCAGCATTCCAAAAGGCCCCAGTGGAAGTGGAATCAATGTGATGGATGATAATAAACCCACTACTAATAGAGATGTGACGTTTAAAAATGCATCACTGATACCTTTTATGAGATTACAAAACCTCACTCCAGATGCTTCGGAATCTGATATTAGGATGGTTTTGTCGAAAATATTGGGCCCAAcgttgaaaataatgaaaatgggtGCAACTTATAATGGTAAACCATCTGTTACTGCAGAAGTCTTTTTTATTCATGAAGAAAAGTTGGAGGAATATGTCCAAAGGATGGATAAAATCCAAGCAGATGGTAGGATTTTACGTGCACATATATCCTACAAATCATGGATTATCAATTCAGATAGGCTCTGGGATAGTGTATTAAAGGAAGTTGCGATGTTAAAACAGCAACAGATTAAAAGGCAAGTACTGGAGAATGATGGACTTGTACTCCCATaatggttttttttgtaaatgtTAGGATCTATACAAAGATTTTTTAATAAGAATGTACTATATATCTTTACCAATTACCTCGTGAGCTAAGACTCATTGTTCGTGACTCAATAAAGAATCCCACGATAAAAAGTGTAGCGGTCTGGCATAATAATAATCTTCAGGCTTCTCGTCGTTGTATTCGTTCTCATATGAGTTCTTATTTATCTGTCCTTTATGCTGACCAGAACTAGGGCCCCGAAAGGTTATTTGAGGCATGACTAATATATCATCGATTTGAGTTGGTCCCTTGGATAAGGTAAACAACTTGTAACTGAAAACTTGATCTGTCTCTGGGCCAAAGATTTCAGTTGGTATCAAATCTTTTTCTGTTCTTGCAACTCTATGAACAATCGGGTTATCCAATCCATTCAAATACTCGAACAATGTATCGGTAAATATAGACTCGGATAGTAGCTGGGTCAAAGGTTCGTTGTTAGAATCGACATTCTTGAATGCTTCATTCCAGTCAATGCTCAAAATATCTTCCTTGTGGTTTAAAATAGTATAAACGATTCTGGCAATCAACTTTGTGAAAAATGGATGGTGAGATTTGGCTTGAAAAATCTTTGTACTAAACGACAATCTTCTGTTGTATAGAATATCCCAATTAACATCGTTATAGTCCACATCAACACCGACCATAACCCTATTTGGTTTCAAGGAAGAATGGTGCCAAAATTTTACGGGCGTTGCATCTAGCGTATCGATATCAGCATAAACACCACCACTCGTGTAGATCAAAAGATACTTGAGGAACTCGAACTTCAGTCTGATATCTGGCAAAATGTTGTAGGCTTCGATCACTTCTGTCATTTCGTATGAAAAGATATTAAAAACTTGTTGTTCTGCCTCATCAATCGTTATCACATTATGATTATACTCAGAATTTACAAGTCTCCATCTTTCCATATGTTTGAAACACTCCTCTGGGAAATTAGGATTGTCTGCTCTATACTTCCATAACTGCCAGATATTATTCTCAACTTCTTGTTCTCCGTCATATGGGAAGAAAAACTTTAGCCTATTGTGGATGGACTTGAATGATTTCTTGTTCATTTTTGGCGGGGATTCCCTGATATACATTGGATCTGTTGAATTATTAGACGTCGCCGCATAGTATAATGGATGGTGGTTTAGTGCATCTAATTTTGCAGATATAGATGAGCCTGGAAGAGTAAATGAAAAGATACCGAATGCAATCAATGCAGTCAGCAGTATTAGTTTCAATTGCTTGATGTTAAGAAGTATAACACTGACACTAGATTTTAAGAGTCCAGAAATTCCAGATGCAGAGTCCACAGACGACGGATGGCTCCCCAATCTTCTGTACATATTAACTTAAAGACGTGTATACTATCCGTAAATATAGCAGGTATAGAAAAGTCAGAAAGGTCAAAAGTGTtcaatcaacaacaaacaatagaacttgttttcgtttttcAGTTGACAACAATTTCCTtcacacacacacacacacacatacGAGATTGGAATCGAACgaaaatcattttttttcacattctACTATGTTATAATGtgcacttttttttttaaagattaTGCGCTCCTAAACATGTTCGTTAAATATTTACTATAGTAGGCACTACTAATATGTCTACCTGGTATGGACATAATGGATATAAATTTGCTCATGAGGAATGTAGAACATTAGCTGCTGTCTGATAAGTAGCATACATATTCTGGAGGTCCTCGATGGTCATGGCCTCGAAAGGTGTTTTTAATGGCTGTAGAAGATTCTCTAAGGATTTAATAGTGTTGGCTGTATTTGCATCTCCCCCTATAGAGTTTAGATTACTATTATTAGGATACACGCTGTTCATGCCTGTTGTAGCAGACGAATTCCCTCTGCTTCTGTTTCGGACATTATCTAATGCGTTTTCTAGAGACGAGAAAATGGATGAGAGGTGTTCCTTGGTTGGAGAGTTGGAGATATTAGTAGAGGGGTCACCACTGGCGGAATTAACTGAAAATATTGTAGAGTTGATAAAACTAGTGGCACGACTTCTAATGATTGCATTTGCCCTATTCAAAGGTTTGTTGGATGCCGGCGATAAAGGTGTAATGTTGCCAGCGCTGAAACTCCTCTCTAGATTTTGACTACTGGTGGTGTTCTCCTTTGAGAAGTCATTCAGCTTATTCAAGGAAGAGGACGATGTTGCGGTTAACATTGAATTGGAATCACCTGTTGGCTTTGCCGATACTCTTATACCACCCATTCCAATGTTGTATTTGGCCTTTGGGGCGTCCTTTATATTTGTCTGGCTTGTAATTAATTCGGCGTCGTTCTTTTTCACATCTATCTTTGCAATATACGCATCGTTCTCCTGGATTTGTTTGAGTAACGTTTCGGATAAGAGCGTCTTCTTAtcttgatttgatttttcctCAACTGTTGGAGCCTCCCTTCCTGTAACATCCAAATTAGATGAACTAAGCCACGAAACCCTACCAACTAAATTTCGTAGGCCTGCATCTATAGAATCACTTATactttttatattttgatcTGTGATTCCAACTTTAGGATATTCCAGCCATGCATTAAGGGGGTTTGCAAACAAAGACTGATTTTGATTCTCATTGGTTGGAGATGCACCAATGATTAATGggtttttctctttgaacTCAAGAACTTTCTTCTCTAATGAATCCAAATTTAATGGGACAGAAAGTAGTGTCAACAACTCGCCCCTACTTTTCAAACTGCCGGGTAATAGATCCCAGTGTGGAGATGGAACCGGTATGCCGAGGTTTTCTAATGTAACTGAAGATATATATGAAATTGCTGcttcaaaatttgcaaaCACATATAGCAACTTACCCTTTTCGATTTGTAACTTTTCTAttgaattatcaaatataAACTCATTTGCAAAGCGTTTTATTGTAATCATTTGAGAAACCAGGAAATAAGCACGAAGCTCTTTCAGTTTGATCATTGAGAAAATTAGAATTGGTAAATACATATCAGTATTAAGAATGTTACCCTTCCCTTCAGTTATATCTGAGAGGATCTGACTCAACTTTTTATGTATTTTTATGAGATATTTCATCTTTAAGGTTGGAGACCTTTCGGCACTAAATAACTCAAATTCTGGTAAGAtcttttcttccaataACTGGAGAAACTTATTCTCCAATCCTGGGTCTAGCTCTATATCTAAATTTCGGAAATGAATGTCAAGATAACTTAAGCATCCCAACTTGTCACtaaattcatcattgaaatctttctcaaattcGTCAACTGGTATACCcttcaaaggaaaaactaTTTGATTATAGAACTTGTCACAAAGTAGACGCTCAAACGTAAGATTCAACCTATAGTATTGATACTCAGAGTCTTGATTCATTTCCTTCATTTCATATTTACCATCGTTGGTTAAATAATTCTTACATTCAAGTTGAAATGTTCTGTAAAAGCTTTGGAATAGCTCGgcaatttcaaaactaGCTAGGGACCTCTCAAATTTAGGTTCCTTTAATTCCTTTAGGCATTTCTCATAAACCTTTAATAAGGGGACTGGCAAGTCAGATTCTGTTGGTATCtcaaaactttcaatatACGAGGAACTGTCATCCTGTATTGTACTCGTATTATCgcaatttttgtttgttgatCCAAGGTGCTTGTCAATAGCTTCTAAATTATCATGGTATTCAATAGCAGAATATTCACTCTCTGCATCCTTTGTGTCCTGTGTATCGATTGTCACGTCCTGGCTTTCTAAATCGGAGTTGGAGTTACTCGTAAACCCTGAATTAGTATCATAAGAATGCGTGATTGCCGTTTCTGATTTCCAATCAGATTTTGTGGGCGGAGTGTAAAACATGTTAGAAGCCTATGTACTCCAGGTAACTATGTGAGTAGCCCTTAAATGTGGTGCAGCAATTGTAGAGAAAAATCCGtgttcttcaacaaggGATAAATCGCATTATATAATTAGATACTATATATATACTCAAATTCCATTAAGGCGTTACGAAGACgcttttattttttttttttttacaataCTTGTATATATTTGCAATAAAAATTCGTCTTTTAATATGGATAACTTTTCGTTTAATCGTGGATGATGGTTAAATTTACTTATATTTACAAAGTCTCTAGGAACAAGGTTGATATGTAGCCACTTTAGGCaattatcttcttttccttcagATAGGAAATAATTGCATCAGCACACTCTTCAACGGACTTCTCATGGGTGTTTAAAACTATTTCAGGGGTTTCTGGTGCTTCATATGGATCATCAATACCtgtgaaatttttgatCAGACCTTCTCTTGCCTTTTTGTATAAACCTTTTGGATCTCTCTGTTCTGCAACCTCTAATGGAACATTCACATAGACCTCAATAAACGGTAGGTTTGCGTCTTCGTGTAACTTTCTAGCTGAATCTCTATCCTTCTTATATGGGGAAATGAACGAAGTCAAAGCAATAGTACAAGAATCTGCAAAGAGTTTGGCGACTTCAGAAATCCTTctgatgttttcatttctatCAGCCTCAGAGAAGCCTAAATCTTTGTTCAAACCAAATCTGACATTGTCACCATCAAGTCTATAGGTTTGGATTTTTTGTTCTAGAAGTTTCCTTTCTAAAGCACAGGCAATAGTAGACTTACCGGAGGCACTCAATCCAGTAAACCACAATGTTGCACCTGGTTGTCCAATAATCTTTGAACGCTCTTCATGAGTCAAGTTATGATGCCAAGTGATGTTGGTTGccatttttccttttgctttttttcaATCCTGTACCAATGAAAACCTACAATACACGCTTTCTACAATCAGAGTATACACCTATCAAGAGCCACAGAAGCAAAGTGgtgtatttttcaaaacctaAATGCCAACCCTTGCTTATTTGCACTCTTTGACAATCCGTTCATCTAGTTCTAGTATTCATATGACAAACGAAACCCCGAATTGCCGTTTCGGGAAATccagttttgaaaaactaaaGGGGAAAGTGTGGCGGTCGCTATAATCACGTGCCGGTATTTTGGGAGGGCAAAATTGAGATTCTTGGTAAACTTCTTGCATACATGGAATtggtgtgttacaatatgaaccAGAAATATAGTTGTATGAACATTCGACCTTGCTTGCGTATTTGTTCAGCCCTATGAAGGCTGATGctaaaaaggaaagatcTAATACGAATTAATAAAGGGAGGTGGGGGGGAGAACGACATTCGCCGTACATGACGTGAATTCATGTATACATTCTGTAGTCCTGCCTGATGTCCATCTTGATACACCCTCTAAGAAGCGATCACAACTCAATTTCCCTTTGTTAGCGCTGCATAGAACTAACCTTTCATAAGAATTTAAGTATTTCACGGTTGTTAATTGAAAATCGCTGTTTTGTACCTTGTTTGTGCATCGAACcaaaaaacgaaaacagCAAACGGCAAACAGTGCGCCTGACCGTTTGGCCAAGTAACGGGAAACCgaaagttgaaaaaaaataaatgagCGGCTCAACCCTCTTTAGGGCGTTACTTTAGAGGCCTATCTTTCTTTAACAAAAGCTTATAAATAGCTAAATATGTTATAAATCAAATCTACCTTCTCTAAAATAGCACATAAATATATCTGAAACATTGAGTAATCAAGCGATTAGGTCTCTTGTTAAACTCCGATGTTGACAAATGCTAATTCTACTTTGGATATTTGTATTAAATCTGGCGAATAGGAACTTCGTTTAAAAATCTTATATTGAGCAATGACAGAGTGCAAGCTAAAGGGAGAGGACTAGCCTGTCCATTGTAATCATCAAACTTGTGATAAATAGGTACACATGGATAAGTTTCTCTTCAACAGGCAGGCAGTGTAAACATAGGCTAGATGAATTAAGAAATGATAATACCCGTACCTCTGAACATTAGCTTAGTGTGACCTGGTTGTTAAAATTGGAACAAGAAAgcatttattattttttccaccACTCAATATTTTGAGTACTTATCTTTTAAAATTTGCCGAAAGTTTACATTAATATCTTATAGCCCTGATACCTATTTGTTGTTACAAGAGGCAGCCCTCTTAGAAAGTCATGTCAACTTTTAGTCAACTGGTTTGAGTTACATGTCGACCAATCTGAATTGGACAATAAGTTTCTAATTAGTGGCACTGTTGTTAACTGAACTAGCCAATCAGGAAACCAAACCTTCCAAAAGAacagaaaatataaatataagtTTTTACAGTAGTGGTACTAAGTGATTACTAAAAATATAGATCACTTTACTTGTATCTTGATTTGATGATtaatagtttttttttttgcatcAATAGTTATAGTCATATAAATCAGATGACAAGGTAAGCCAAATTACAAGATAAGTCTTTTTTATGAGTACATCACATTGTTCCGCTTCATGGAAAATTAGTAAAAATGCATATAGCGACTATCTCTGAAAAATTAATCTGCACGccaaatttttcaaaagatttatATAGTTATCAGTATTTTttaaactttttctttttatagGTGAAAGTCAAAGACACTAGCAAAATGGCCAAGACTAAAACCGGGAAGGTAGTTAAGGAATTCAAGTTTACAAGGAGACCTATTTTTAATATACATCACCAAGCAGACCCATTGTTTGCAGCTAAGTGTCATCCTAGCGAGCCGGTTTTTGTTACTGGTACAGCTACTGGCCACGTTCAAGCTTATCGATATGACATTGACAAACTAGAAGAAATCTACGAAGATCAGGATAAATTTCCGTATGATGTAAGCTGTGTTAAATacgatgattttgatgatggtTCTATAACATGTCAATGGCACACCAAGAGACACAAATCTTCTTGTCGTGATCTATGCTTTGATTTACCATCAGGCGGGGAGAAGGTACATACGATAGGTTCAGAGGGTGTTATCAAAACTGCAGATGTTAAGACGGGACAAgtaatcaataaattcatAAGTAGCAAGAACAATACTTTTGAGGATGATGGCTTTGAGATTGGAACTTACACCAAATGTGTGAGTACTCCTCGTAAGGAGTTCTTATTAGTTGGTGATGAGCTAGGCAATTTGATGTGTCACGACACAAGAAGTAAGCACCTGAACCTTTGCTACAAACCGTTTAAGAAGTTACATTTAGGAGAAGGTATTAACTCTATAAACTACTGTTGGCCCAAGAGTGACTATAAAATAATTACCACAGGTAGCACCACTGTTTGTGAGATAGATTTAAGGAAACCTGGCGAACCTTTACATACGAGTGAAGATCAAGAGGACGAAGTATTGTGTGCTGCGTGGCTTGATCAGGAGAAACAGGAAACTATGATTTGTGGGATGGGTGATGTTGTTACTACCTGGAAACCAGCAATGAATGCGTGGAATGATCAAATCAGTAGAATAAGAATAGCCAAAGGTGAAACTGTTGAAAGTTTGATCAGTGCTATGGATGCTGATTCGAGGTATATGTATGCAGGATCTTCCAATGGACACATTGCGAAGGTTGACATTATAGGTGGTAAAGTTGTGGAACGGTTTTTACAGCATGACCCAGAAGAGGACGAcaaagttgatgaagtaTTAGGGTTAGATCTAGACCTTAACTACAGATTAATCAGTTTTGGAACCGATGGATTTAAAATATgggaagaggaaaaagGTGATTTAGAAATTGACAGTGAGATTGACAGTGACAATGGCGAGGAAGACAAAAACAGAGATCCTGATGACGATGGAATCTACACAGACGATTTGGGTAGCGATAGTTCTGACGAAGAGGAGATAGAAGAGAAGGTAACTTTAGGTGACGAAATTGGCGAAGAAGTTCATGATATGGAAGAGACTGAAGTTGATGACAGTGGGTTGACCAATACAGAAGAAACAGTGCCAAGGAAAAGGTCACTAGCtgaatcattgaaaaatagaatAGAGTTGGCTAGTTCTTGCATTGATGATGCTTTGCatgagaaggaggagacgggtttggaagaagatgttggtgttgaagTTTCCGACAGTGACGATGATACTGACATTGGTTCTACAAATGGCAAGGTTGTTGAACTACAAGAAATCAGAGATGAACTGATTGCGAGGATCGAGAATCCGGTGTTGGATGAACCAAAGAACgcaagagaaagaaagagacaGAAGAAACTCaacaagaaggaaaaacaaaaaggtCAGCACCATCACAACCATGGAATCCGCAAGTTTGAAGGCTTGTAAAGGTCTGTTGTCTATCATGCACAACCAACATCACGCATCCTATATAAATGGCTGCATGAGTCAAACAAGGAGGTACAGGGAAACATCGAAATAAGCACCCAAATCGTATAGATACTCTCAAATTGAGTGATTTGTACGGGGAATTTTCCTCACCAGGCTCTAAactcaaaatattttgtatttgtaaAAAGAAGCACAAATTCCATAGTGTGCATtggacaaaaaaaaacatgaaacTCAATTTCACTCTCGCTCGTGTGAGAAGAGTTTGAGCAAATCCACGATCAGCTCGACCTTTCTTGACcatatttgattttagatATAATGCTCACCAGCAAGTTTTTCCTGTAGGTAGTTGTGCCAGAATTCCTTTCATGTAACCAATTCGAACGACTTTCCATACCATGTCCACATCTACAGAGGAACCTGCGATTCCAGCAGTAAACAATTCACCCACACCCTCTACCCCACGTTCTGCCATGGAAAGTTCTGCAGCTCTGAAGGAGCGGGACGATGAGTCCAGTAGTATGGTTGACGAGGACAGGCCAGCCAAGGGCACTCGGTCGATAACGCCACACGAGACCGAGGCACTGAGGTTAAAGCAAAAATGTAAAGACTTGAAGCAGAAAAtcgttgatattgaaacaCAAAATCAGATTAGAGCTATTGGCGTGTCAAGAGCAAAGGACTCCATTTCTAGACTCAGGTTTGAGTATTCTCTATTATTAGAATCTctagagaagaagaatgCCACTCTTCCATTCCCAGActtgaaaaactttaaGCCGGAGGATATCGACGCTGAAACAGTGTCATCATTATCCCTCACTGATGTGACTAATTTGTTATCAACTACACCACTAGCTCTCGCTAATATAAAAAGGTTCTTACCCAATGCTCTCGGTGACTTGATATCCGAAAGACAGCAACAATATATTAACCAAGCAGCATCGTCGGATCAACAGGCCCCTTCTACTAGCAGAACCCGCCGGAAAAGAGGTACACCTAATGGTTCATCTGCTTCATCTAGAAAAAGAATTCGGGATCCTAGAGAACCGAAAAGACCTACTAATGCCTATCTCTTTTTCTGTGATTCAGAAAGAGAACGTGTGAAATCTGAATGGGCGgaaaaaaatccaaaccAGCATattgatttatcaaaggCCATGACTGAAGTTTGGAGGAAAATGACGGACGAAGATAAAAAAccttattttgaaatgtaTGAAAAAGATAAGCAAAGATATCAGAAGGCGGTTGAGGAGTTTGCTAATATAAAGGAACAGGAACGCTTAAATGCACAGGAATTACTATCAAGCAGAGCACAAAGCGAAACAGCATCAGCTGAACCCGAGACACCCGTGAATGGAGGGTTTGAATTGGACGCACATCCAGATCCAGATATTTCTCAATTGGATGATGCCAATCAAACCAACGAGGACAtagatgaaaatgaaggagtagaaggagaaggagacgaggaagaagacgtagatgaagatgaagaggaagaagaagaagaagaagaagccAATGGTAGTCGATTGTCTACCACGGCTGAGGTAAATGGTGAACCTGACGGCAGTGAAGACCTTCTCTTGGAACTTGATTCAGAAGCCCATATTGAGGGAGAAGATGGAGAGGACGAAGATGCCGCTAAAGATGTGACCCACGAAAGTAAGGACACTGAAGATGAACATTTGTATGATGCTGCTCAATTAAGATCCGAACCTGATACTCCTCTTCATGAATAAGTAGGAAAATATCTATCTAAAAAGGCCCTTTACTTTGTGTATTTTATTCATCACCAGATTACTATGTAAGGAAATCattttatatatacatTTGGCCTTACTATTGTATCGGCAGCTGAGAAAGGCCCTGGCTTTAACGACTTTTCAATCATGCTTACATTAGCCTATTGAGATTGGGTAATGCTACTTGTAGACTAATCTTATTCTAAAGGAGATTTCTTTAAACAATTTAAAATATTAAGCCCACACAAACTTCTTTTGGCATTGTTAGACGAAAGTCTAAGTAAAAATGTAAAAGATGGCCTCACATATCACAAGAACCCCGATTTGTACGTGGAAAGTAGATGCATGATCGACAATAAGTGCTTCTTCATGCACTCAATTGATTGAGGATGCCACCAGGTGCCCAAACATTTGCACTTGATTCAATTAGGAATGCTCTCTCATTCATGACATAAGGGAAGAAGGTTCTCTTCAAGATATCATGAAGGTTAATTAAATTCTGAACCAGCAGTaataatattcaaaaagttgTCATTTGTCGTTTCAAGCGGGTCATGTAATCAATTACTACAGGGAGATATTAAATATTACGGCGATGCACCCTATCCAATGACGACCCTATACACTGTGTAAATGCTGCATTGTTCATTTGTATTATGCACGTTGTCGTTGAATTTTGAGGTACAACTTTTTCCTGCGTAGTAAATTGCCGATAGTTCCGAATGCTGGAATTCAATGATAGCATGTTTATTCGCCTAGACATATCTCAGACCTCGTATTGTGACAAATTATCAATGCTACCGTTTCTCATTGCATCAAAATTACCGCTCTTTAAACAATTCAGGGTTTTCGTCATGCAGGTGATACCAATTCAGTATTCTGACTTTCCACAAGTTTAAGCCTAGCCGTGCTGATGATACTTTGATTTCCACGTTATTTTGTTTCCGTATGTGCGTCTGAaagattttctttacttGTGATTTGtcttttcattattaaaaaaaaagcatgGTTTTAGAGGGTCCAAGGTAAACTTGTCGTATAAAAAGCGGATAGAAGCTTCCTACTACCCTGTAATTTGGTCTCCATCTTAAAAGgttattttattcttttttttgttatttggGAAACAGAAACTTTTGATGAATATTATTCTTTTACTAATAGCTCTGACTATCAATATCTGCTTTGCAGAATCAAAGCTGTTAGGCACGACATTGGGT
The Pichia kudriavzevii chromosome 2, complete sequence DNA segment above includes these coding regions:
- a CDS encoding uncharacterized protein (PKUD0B02300; similar to Saccharomyces cerevisiae YPR169W (JIP5); ancestral locus Anc_7.525) — encoded protein: MAKTKTGKVVKEFKFTRRPIFNIHHQADPLFAAKCHPSEPVFVTGTATGHVQAYRYDIDKLEEIYEDQDKFPYDVSCVKYDDFDDGSITCQWHTKRHKSSCRDLCFDLPSGGEKVHTIGSEGVIKTADVKTGQVINKFISSKNNTFEDDGFEIGTYTKCVSTPRKEFLLVGDELGNLMCHDTRSKHLNLCYKPFKKLHLGEGINSINYCWPKSDYKIITTGSTTVCEIDLRKPGEPLHTSEDQEDEVLCAAWLDQEKQETMICGMGDVVTTWKPAMNAWNDQISRIRIAKGETVESLISAMDADSRYMYAGSSNGHIAKVDIIGGKVVERFLQHDPEEDDKVDEVLGLDLDLNYRLISFGTDGFKIWEEEKGDLEIDSEIDSDNGEEDKNRDPDDDGIYTDDLGSDSSDEEEIEEKVTLGDEIGEEVHDMEETEVDDSGLTNTEETVPRKRSLAESLKNRIELASSCIDDALHEKEETGLEEDVGVEVSDSDDDTDIGSTNGKVVELQEIRDELIARIENPVLDEPKNARERKRQKKLNKKEKQKGQHHHNHGIRKFEGL
- a CDS encoding uncharacterized protein (PKUD0B02310; similar to Saccharomyces cerevisiae YDL002C (NHP10); ancestral locus Anc_3.210), which codes for MSTSTEEPAIPAVNNSPTPSTPRSAMESSAALKERDDESSSMVDEDRPAKGTRSITPHETEALRLKQKCKDLKQKIVDIETQNQIRAIGVSRAKDSISRLRFEYSLLLESLEKKNATLPFPDLKNFKPEDIDAETVSSLSLTDVTNLLSTTPLALANIKRFLPNALGDLISERQQQYINQAASSDQQAPSTSRTRRKRGTPNGSSASSRKRIRDPREPKRPTNAYLFFCDSERERVKSEWAEKNPNQHIDLSKAMTEVWRKMTDEDKKPYFEMYEKDKQRYQKAVEEFANIKEQERLNAQELLSSRAQSETASAEPETPVNGGFELDAHPDPDISQLDDANQTNEDIDENEGVEGEGDEEEDVDEDEEEEEEEEEANGSRLSTTAEVNGEPDGSEDLLLELDSEAHIEGEDGEDEDAAKDVTHESKDTEDEHLYDAAQLRSEPDTPLHE